The Myotis daubentonii chromosome 19, mMyoDau2.1, whole genome shotgun sequence genome window below encodes:
- the LOC132222189 gene encoding LOW QUALITY PROTEIN: protein Daple-like (The sequence of the model RefSeq protein was modified relative to this genomic sequence to represent the inferred CDS: substituted 1 base at 1 genomic stop codon) codes for MDKQELLARSQVLEPHMLTGDDYFSMDTKGHLQEHWIWYWIDKLFEREKENVQLKSRLHHLQLAQDTDQKCLEELQEENMALKTAQGQSVEESAHLHWELEQLSEASSCFLKLDKEKQSLQDTIQGLRDASLALQESSLQRRELEKENQQLRKQIEDWQVQMEREEQASRDLATLCEELVEEREQLLRDIETLKAEEAQEFKDLKQLVRSLRESSQTSSKARMKGQKTEKKVLLQTVTDTKRKVTMMEWERRQLCGDLEQVREHVVRAQKLEQELHRLQEEIEKLAVEVSALTTAPERVHALERESPDLLLENRRLQTSLDTLQPEGLEQDKQLDTKNTQLQHQQLAAAHKALQQEHACLGALHEHLTREHEALLDKYRHQKTLLRRTLKLESKALSDRYKDQLQHKAALEQLGTLLTTEREALQQEQRTSAMAAEENQRLQXELDRANSLHQQLKGEQEELQTHTKKLQTSLNDTQLQVNCWQNQCNWLREELQSTDISLTELDNRGQLLSRLKGNLEGENRPLQSQIQRLKEQNQRLLQEDVEDKDQHQEEQQLYVDKLNALQRQNEKLEEKSMAQHNFHDPAPKKKKHWIGAKVLVKLIKLKKGGSRERPKSTPQRPPWPLGSSDQASPSTSQPLQSQLEPLEATPCCSKVTEEQAGGPGEKVGRAYLTAGGK; via the exons ATGGATAAGCAGGAGCTACTGGCCCGCTCCCAGGTGTTAGAACCC CACATGCTGACTGGAGACGATTATTTTTCCATGGACACCAAGGGCCATCTCCAGGAGCATTGGATTTGGTATTGGATTGATAAGCTATTCGAGCGGGAGAAGGAGAATGTGCAGCTGAAATCGAGGCTGCACCACCTACAGTTG GCCCAGGACACAGACCAGAAATGCCTTGAGGAGCTGCAGGAAGAGAACATGGCCCTCAAGACTGCACAGGGGCAGAGTGTGGAGGAGTCCGCCCACCTGcactgggagctggagcagctgtcagagg cctccagctgcttcctgaagctggacaaggagaagcagagcctcCAGGACACCATCCAGGGGCTGCGGGAcgcctccctggccctgcaggagagCAGCCTCCAGCGCCGGGAGCTAGAgaaggagaaccagcagctcagAAAGCAG ATTGAAGACTGGCAAGTCCAGATGGAAAGAGAAGAGCAGGCCAGCCGGGATCTGGCGACTCTCTGTGAGGagctggtggaggagagagaacagctgCTCCGTGACATCGAGACCCTGAAGGCTGAGGAAGCCCAGGAG TTCAAGGATCTTAAACAACTGGTGCGTTCGCTGCGGGAGAGTTCACAGACCAGCAGCAAAGCCCGCATGAAGGGCCAGAAGACTGAGAAAAAAGTGCTTCTCCAGACAGTGACGGACACCAAAAGGAAAGTGACCATGATGGAGTGGGAGCGGCGGCAGCTGTGCGGGGACCTGGAGCAGGTGAGG GAGCATGTGGTGCGGGCACAgaagctggagcaggagctgcatcGGCTGCAGGAGGAGATCGAGAAGCTGGCCGTGGAGGTCAGCGCCCTGACGACGGCCCCTGAGAGGGTCCATGCCCTCGAGCGGGAGAGCCCGGACCTGTTGCTGGAGAACCGGAGGCTGCAAACGTCTCTGGACACCCTGCAGCCCgagggcctggagcaggacaAGCAGCTGGACACCAAG AACacgcagctccagcaccagcagctggcGGCAGCCCACAAGGCCCTGCAGCAGGAACACGCGTGCCTGGGCGCGCTCCACGAGCACCTGACTAGGGAGCACGAGGCCCTTCTGGACAAGTACCGCCACCAGAAGACACTGCTGCGTCGGACCCTGAAGCTTGAGAGCAAGGCTCTCAGTGACAg ATACAAGGACCAGCTCCAACATAAGGCGGcgctggagcagctggggacgCTCTTGACCACCGAGCGGGAggctctgcagcaggagcagaggacgAGCGCCATGGCTGCCgaggagaaccagaggctgcagtGAGAGCTGGACAG GGCCAATTCCCTGCACCAGCAGCTgaaaggggagcaggaggagctgcagacccacactaAGAAGCTGCAGACCTCCCTGAACGACACCCAGCTGCAG GTGAACTGCTGGCAGAACCAGTGcaactggctgagggaggagctcCAGAGCACGGACATCTCGCTGACCGAGCTGGACAACCGCGgccag CTGCTCTCCCGCCTCAAGGGCAACTTGGAGGGAGAAAACCGTCCCCTGCAGAGCCAAATCCAAAGGCTGAAAGAGCAGAACCAGAGGCTTCTCCAGGAGGACGTGGAGGACAAGGACCAGcaccaggaggagcagcagctgtacgt AGACAAATTAAATGCCTTacagagacaaaatgaaaaactggaagaaaaaagcaTGGCTCAGCACAACTTCCATGATCCAGCACCAAAGAA GAAAAAGCACTGGATTGGAGCCAAAGTCTTAGTCAAACTCATCAAACTAAAGAAAGGGGGATCCAGAGAACGACCAAAGTCAACCCCACAGAGGCCTCCCTGGCCGCTGGGGTCCTCAGACCAGGCCTCGCCCAGTACTTCTCAGCCTCTTCAATCACAGCTGGAACCCCTCGAGGCCACCCCATGCTGCTCAAAGGTGACAGAAGAGCAAGCAGGGGGCCCAGGGGAAAAGGTAGGAAGGGCTTACCTGACTGCAGGCGGGAAGTGA